In Pleurodeles waltl isolate 20211129_DDA chromosome 5, aPleWal1.hap1.20221129, whole genome shotgun sequence, one genomic interval encodes:
- the LOC138296974 gene encoding olfactory receptor 2D3-like, whose amino-acid sequence MSNQSYVAEFLLLGLTKDHNVKMILFSLFIVIYILTLIGNSILITAWICDPHLHTPMYFFLGILSFVDISFSTVIVPYVLDQLLHWRATSYNACAAQMYIHLLLGGTECVLLGVMAYDRYVAIVFPLRYTVIMSTPLCIILASCCWLSGGLMALVDTYFTLQLPLCGANIINHFFCEALSLLKMACADIFVAEVVIFSAAIFILAIPSLFTAISYIRIIITIVRIRSSEARLKAFSTCASHLIVVTIFYSTAISMYMRPASKASENQDKMLSVFYTVTPPMLNPMIYSLRNKDVKRAVKKLFCRQTLH is encoded by the coding sequence ATGAGTAATCAAAGTTATGTTGCTGAGTTCTTGCTGCTTGGCCTAACAAAGGATCATAATGTAAAGATGATTCTCTTTTCGTTATTCATAGTGATATATATATTAACACTCATTGGAAATTCCATCTTGATCACAGCCTGGATCTGTGATCCTCATCTTCATACTCCAATGTACTTCTTTCTGGGAATCCTCTCCTTCGTGGACATCAGCTTCTCAACAGTGATTGTTCCTTACGTGTTGGACCAACTCCTTCATTGGAGGGCTACCAGCTACAATGCTTGTGCAGCTCAGATGTACATACACTTGCTCCTGGGTGGTACCGAGTGTGTCCTTCTAGGTGTCATGGCGTATGATCGTTATGTAGCCATAGTGTTTCCCTTGCGTTACACAGTCATCATGAGCACACCTCTTTGCATCATATTGGCATCCTGCTGCTGGTTAAGTGGAGGCTTGATGGCACTCGTGGACACATATTTTACACTACAGTTACCATTATGCGGGGCTAACATTATTAACCATTTTTTTTGTGAGGCTCTAAGTCTTCTGAAGATGGCATGTGCGGACATCTTTGTGGCAGAGGTGGTAATTTTCTCTGCTGCAATCTTTATACTAGCGATACCAAGCCTCTTCACAGCCATCTCCTATATCAGAATCATCATCACAATTGTGAGAATCCGCTCCTCCGAAGCCAGATTGAAGGCCTTCTCCACATGCGCCTCTCATCTGATCGTTGTCACCATATTCTACAGCACCGCCATCTCGATGTATATGAGACCAGCATCTAAAGCCTCTGAAAATCAGGATAAAATGCTTTCTGTGTTTTATACCGTGACACCCCCAATGTTGAACCCCATGATCTACAGTCTGAGAAACAAAGATGTGAAGAGGGCTGTTAAGAAGCTTTTTTGCAGACAAACATTACATTAA